A genomic window from Cydia strobilella chromosome 26, ilCydStro3.1, whole genome shotgun sequence includes:
- the LOC134753248 gene encoding titin-like isoform X8 produces the protein MEVEVRLSRTGEEPWGFRLIGGTDFNMPLTVVKVLPDSPADLAGIRNGDTVASIQGEKAATMTHDGAKAAVAAAADVLSLGVMCGLYDLTLDDYDPIDDPLDQDDFDQPSHPTEVFQIQQFGDTPLDSKDPSRSRTGSRGNLDRRSLSEGRCDPYEQRSLTESPYFLNTKPYRPFSTEPSPIPPLEKPIILNPNYHDEFGTNDDGLEPPVDPKVDEFAGILSEKSRYKLPISKQYDPDGTKLKKTKEITTVTKTVEEKIVTEEIVTKEVKITSVEEILVKEQKEEAKFMEKMKKDIDMDKIEMTATSIVDESIEKALTVADEIKKEIDLELSAITSESKNSSSDMETAVITTDRKESSKEVSEMSETVKKTNHVVVKKSDISVAKEVAKFEKDDKQIIVDERQEFRKQELEETIESGSVRRKSEMYDKDAKITDVKFEKKCIDQTIESGSVRRKSDMFDRDDKMADMKVEKTSVDETIESGSVRRKSEMFDNDVKKTDSKVEKKFTDENIESGSVRRKSEMYDKNVEMKSVDDTKIGRKQSKIISDQKDIKAVQSAQQKQTSEIKQEKISTATERVHKSDESKTKEAKYSTAKLLAEQRAYTIGLQTIPHIRGTVQSNYHYDLLLKTFFIHLTDVMVALSRFILAEPVLSKPLETNSEVKKEVTEVTRVEKGVVSDTTAVKDSIIDRKKTERMETKDLQITEKQEKIEKVADIIKQDHAREVKQHEYTDYVEKIQQESEKREKNILSGAEMAQLSDKKSGELITKMDGVITEFQSKAGLEEEITMQRERRSRSRSKADEEMVEDVLSRFDKTSQDITEVRTTSSVLESREMKTETKHESMDIKRETKHEASRVSSKDGKNTYISICEAHVYTNENSILDETAEISENNSVESIKKSNIALETNEAMVTERVAIESQAQIKQEAESVVESHKISSAKTEEVIVQEKKDIIQETDVQKSFIEIESNKDAVIETVETIQPIVELHEDIVEKAVSVGIKNKMDIQEIETTEYTDELNVVKEESIEITESHDIKEVQVLEDISVKAKKESLKIEEIKEEIEDIKVSKEEIVSVKEEAIAVRDVKESVSITKEDIKEIQEVVSVKEEVAEVAQDVKNEDIKVTGEIAVIQGTTVISEKSLEVKDEYAQLKFTKEEITELDENVEIDQEIEVCIKKSVHIAESENQYQSFISESSIQNAEYIQESSFTARSTEDSSFTSSVVQESTFIARSTEDAKKQLTLDLDSKIKKSDSQSSVKSTISTPTPSTVPPTPLTDEYVFRLQMPLPKLTGPPVPRSPSPQDEDPHIVKKNLVPHIDTEIIEEVVYETPLPTPPEDKFSPPKFTKPGLKGGNMKYTFLKEEIKEIERKSSLLASAIDQTIKSIEEYKEEVGLETNVDNPLVYNGYAKVIDTKVYKDKLDKVNIEKQIVKNTENINKIVEDRANAAEHLVNRVQLNGMPVNVTVTVENNVANTVTEASENKMGESIENVCVEGYRPVPFNPEDAPHLERVEIRIPEPIPTVDPGKAFVAENGEIMGTHQGIVDGLEEAVVDEEIAKDLGKPGMTEEKIAAIISGESEMLREAHVMGLTRVLKSHMHRDNDDSSVDFKKIKPIVESLKDSEVLKALNEEFVKTQEDKKKEERKWTKFLQKPARPVPKAKFGYHGWTANDDEVKESPYKVKIVKQPKPKVAPDYKPQDFNTGPLPWEERAVNEPPPPPVEAEPPILIPEEKPVFLEAIDNLPETAVPDLEETGIELPPEKPIEEPAPEAEPEAPKETEGEEVEEIKTEEPVVEATSNSESEMENRIAEQLMKNVEGMVDPNAPLGQQLAQMRAQLAALAQLPGVIQQTLELVTRQLCQITQQEAQSHHKLTQEQMAIESSEMIEDSNETSETIIEDVTEDKDETQIEEVVENGIKEDVKEMKTVVEVKQTKMEETKQTKMEEVKKVQMIRSVEEMEKMKREEQEILDEQRRIEKQKKELTNELLDQEYEEMLQETPHEIALRFINELLGSILLDKEPKHMKQRPSLTSALDGLKTDGKEKVMAQPQRDQESSQKQKPSLTSSNGPKKEDGKIENWNNVWPWGDVQRGIRKYRVNFMKYEKPPITTDHLKNSEVYKMIHGMEQEPVKRVELLTPVISEADYRELPSKLEYLKDSEVYKMIHDEEKEPLRGVKMLQYVIAETRYQEKCRSVTPSADMTR, from the exons GTTCTACCCGACTCACCGGCGGATCTCGCCGGCATTCGCAACGGAGACACCGTCGCCAGCATACAGGGGGAAAAAGCGGCCACCATGACACATGACGGGGCTAAAGCGGCTGTGGCGGCGGCAGCGGACGTCCTGAGCCTTGGAGTGATGTG CGGTCTTTACGACCTGACGCTCGACGACTACGACCCGATCGACGACCCGCTAGACCAGGACGATTTCGACCAGCCCTCTCATCCGACTGAGGTATTCCAAATACAGCAATTCGGCGACACCCCCCTTGACTCCAAAGACCCTAGCAGGTCCCGCACTGGATCCCGGGGTAACCTCGACCGGAGGTCTTTAAGCGAAGGTCGCTGTGATCCCTACGAACAGAGGTCCTTAACTGAATCTCCTTACTTCCTCAACACCAAACCATATAGACCTTTCTCCACTGAACCTTCCCCCATCCCTCCTTTAGAGAaacctattatacttaatcCTAATTATCATGATGAATTTGGCACAAATGATGATGGCCTTGAGCCGCCTGTTGATCCCAAAGTTGATGAATTCGCGGGGATCCTTAGTGAAAAAAGTAGATATAAACTTCCAATTTCGAAACAGTATGATCCTGATGGAACTAAGCTTAAGAAAACGAAAGAAATAACGACAGTCACTAAGACCGTAGAAGAGAAGATAGTAACAGAAGAGATAGTCACTAAGGAAGTGAAAATTACTTCGGTAGAAGAAATATTGGTTAAAGAGCAAAAAGAAGAGGCCAAGTTTATGGAAAAAATGAAGAAGGATATTGATATGGATAAGATAGAAATGACTGCTACAAGCATTGTTGATGAGAGCATTGAGAAAGCTTTGACTGTAGCtgatgaaattaaaaaagaaattgaTCTTGAACTGAGTGCTATAACCTCAGAATCTAAAAATAGCTCATCTGACATGGAAACGGCGGTCATAACAACCGATAGAAAAGAATCTAGCAAAGAGGTTAGTGAAATGAGTGAAACtgttaagaaaactaatcaTGTTGTTGTTAAAAAGAGTGATATTAGTGTCGCTAAAGAGGTTGCGAAATTTGAAAAAGATGACAAACAAATTATTGTTGACGAACGTCAAGAATTTAGAAAACAGGAGTTAGAAGAAACTATTGAGAGTGGTAGTGTGAGGAGGAAGTCTGAAATGTATGATAAAGATGCTAAAATTACCGATGTTAAATTTGAAAAGAAATGTATAGATCAAACTATAGAAAGTGGTAGCGTGAGAAGGAAATCAGATATGTTTGATAGAGATGATAAAATGGCAGATATGAAAGTTGAAAAAACATCTGTAGATGAAACTATAGAAAGTGGAAGTGTGAGAAGAAAGTCAGAAATGTTTGATAACGATGTGAAAAAGACCGATAGTAAAGTAGAAAAGAAATTTACAGATGAGAATATAGAAAGTGGTAGTGTACGGAGGAAATCTGAAATGTATGATAAAAACGTTGAAATGAAATCAGTGGACGATACAAAAATCGGGAGAAAGCAATCTAAAATAATATCTGACCAAAAAGACATTAAAGCAGTGCAATCGGCTCAACAAAAGCAAACATCTGAAattaaacaagaaaaaataTCTACAGCTACTGAGAGAGTACATAAATCAGACGAAAGTAAAACTAAAGAGGCTAAATATAGTACAGCTAAACTACTAGCAGAACAGAGAGCTTATACTATTGGATTACAAACTATTCCTCATATAAGAGGTACAGTGCAATCAAATTATCATTATGATTTATTGCTAAAAacctttttcatacatttgacTGATGTCATGGTTGCTCTGTCCAGGTTTATTTTAGCTGAACCTGTACTTTCTAAGCCTTTAGAAACAAATTCAGAAGTTAAAAAAGAAGTAACTGAAGTTACTCGAGTTGAAAAGGGCGTAGTTTCTGATACAACAGCtgtgaaagattctataatagatCGTAAAAAAACGGAAAGGATGGAAACCAAAGATTTgcaaattacagaaaaacaAGAGAAAATTGAAAAAGTGGCTGACATAATTAAACAAGATCACGCGAGGGAAGTAAAGCAGCATGAATATACGGATTATGTTGAAAAGATTCAACAAGAAAGTGAAAAAagggaaaaaaacattttgtcagGTGCTGAAATGGCACAGTTAAGTGATAAAAAGTCGGGGGAATTGATAACTAAAATGGATGGAGTTATAACTGAATTCCAGAGTAAAGCTGGTTTAGAGGAAGAGATCACAATGCAACGAGAAAGAAGGTCAAGAAGTAGAAGCAAAGCAGACGAAGAAATGGTGGAAGATGTGCTTTCTAGATTTGATAAAACATCCCAAGACATTACTGAGGTAAGAACTACTAGCAGTGTTCTAGAGTCAAGGGAGATGAAAACAGAAACAAAACATGAAAGTATGGACATTAAAAGAGAAACCAAACACGAAGCTAGTAGAGTAAGTAGTAAGGATGGTAAAAACACATACATATCTATATGTGAAGCTCATGTTTACACTAATGAAAATTCAATTCTTGATGAAACTGCAGAAATATCTGAAAATAACTCAGtggaaagtataaaaaaatcaaatatagcATTAGAAACTAACGAAGCAATGGTTACAGAGCGCGTTGCTATAGAATCGCAAGCTCAAATTAAACAAGAAGCAGAATCTGTTGTCGAATCACATAAAATTTCCAGCGCCAAAACTGAGGAAGTTATTGTCCAAGAAAAAAAAGACATCATTCAAGAAACTGATGTCCAGAAATCTTTCATAGAGATTGAGAGCAATAAAGACGCTGTCATTGAAACAGTAGAAACAATACAGCCAATCGTGGAGTTACATGAGGATATTGTCGAAAAGGCTGTTAGTGtcggaataaaaaataaaatggatatACAGGAAATTGAGACTACTGAATATACTGATGAATTAAACGTTGTCAAAGAAGAATCAATAGAAATCACGGAGTCGCACGATATTAAAGAAGTACAGGTCTTGGAGGATATTTCTGTTAAAGCTAAGAAAGaatctttaaaaattgaggaaatCAAAGAGGAAATCGAAGACATCAAAGTATCAAAAGAAGAAATTGTTTCAGTGAAAGAAGAAGCTATTGCAGTTCGGGATGTAAAAGAAAGTGTATCTATAACAAAAGAAGATATCAAAGAAATACAAGAAGTTGTTTCAGTAAAGGAAGAGGTGGCCGAGGTAGCCCAGGATGTGAAAAATGAGGATATCAAAGTTACTGGAGAAATAGCTGTCATTCAAGGAACTACTGTAATCAGTGAAAAGAGCCTTGAAGTAAAAGACGAATACGCTCAGTTAAAATTTACGAAAGAAGAAATAACTGAATTAGACGAAAACGTTGAAATTGACCAAGAAATTGAAGTTTGTATTAAAAAGTCTGTTCATATTGCTGAATCAGAGAACCAATACCAATCATTCATTTCAGAAAGTTCTATACAGAACGCAGAATACATACAAGAATCTTCATTTACTGCGAGATCTACCGAAGACTCGTCTTTCACTTCCAGCGTTGTCCAAGAATCTACCTTCATTGCCAGATCTACTGAAGATGCTAAAAAACAGCTTACTTTAGATCTGGATTCAAAGATTAAGAAATCTGACTCACAATCTTCAGTGAAGAGCACTATTAGTACGCCTACTCCATCTACTGTCCCTCCCACTCCACTCACAGATGAGTACGTCTTCCGACTCCAAATGCCTCTCCCCAAGCTAACTGGTCCTCCTGTCCCAAGATCTCCAAGTCCTCAAGACGAGGATCCTCATATTGTAAAAAAGAATTTGGTCCCTCATATAGATACTGAAATTATTGAGGAAGTAGTGTATGAAACTCCACTTCCAACCCCGCCTGAGGATAAATTTTCACCGCCAAAGTTTACTAAACCAGGGTTGAAAGGGGGTAATATGaaatacacatttttaaag GAGGAGATAAAAGAAATCGAAAGAAAGTCATCACTACTAGCATCTGCCATCGACCAAACTATCAAATCAATTGAAGAGTACAAAGAAGAAGTAGGATTAGAAACCAACGTTGATAACCCTCTTGTTTACAACGGTTACGCCAAAGTTATAGACACTAAAGTGTACAAAGATAAACTTGACAAAGTAAATATCGAAAAACAAATTGTCAAGAACACagaaaacataaacaaaattgtAGAAGACAGAGCAAATGCTGCTGAACATTTAGTAAATAGGGTTCAGCTTAATGGGATGCCAGTAAATGTAACTGTGACCGTTGAAAATAACGTGGCAAATACAGTGACTGAAGCTAGTGAAAATAAAATGGGAGAATCAATAGAAAACGTTTGCGTAGAGGGATATAGACCCGTGCCTTTCAACCCCGAAGATGCACCTCATTTGGAGAGGGTGGAAATTAGAATACCG GAGCCGATTCCAACGGTAGACCCTGGCAAGGCATTTGTAGCAGAGAATGGCGAGATCATGGGTACACATCAGGGTATTGTAGACGGTTTGGAAGAAGCAGTAGTGGATGAAGAAATAGCCA AAGATCTAGGCAAACCTGGTATGACAGAGGAGAAGATCGCAGCGATAATATCTGGAGAATCAGAGATGCTTCGGGAGGCGCACGTAATGGG GCTGACACGAGTCTTAAAATCGCATATGCATCGAGACAATGATGATTCCAGCGTTGATTTCAAGAAGATAAAACCTATAGTGGAATCCCTAAAGGATTCTGAAGTCCTCAAAGCTTTGAACGAGGAATTTGTTAAGACTCAGGAAGACAAGAAGAAGGAAGAAAGAAAGTGGACCAAATTCTTGCAGAAGCCGGCGCGGCCGGTGCCTAAAGCGAAGTTTGGATACCACGGATGGACGGCTAATGATGACGAAGTTAAAGAG TCGCCTTACAAAGTGAAAATAGTAAAACAGCCTAAACCCAAAGTAGCGCCCGATTACAAGCCGCAG GACTTCAACACGGGCCCGCTGCCGTGGGAAGAGCGAGCGGTCAACGAGCCACCCCCACCCCCAGTGGAGGCTGAACCCCCCATCTTGATACCTGAGGAGAAGCCGGTGTTTCTGGAGGCTATTGATAATCTACCGGAGACCGCTGTTCCGGATTTGGAGGAGACAG GTATCGAATTACCCCCTGAAAAGCCAATAGAGGAACCGGCACCAGAAGCAGAGCCGGAAGCTCCAAAAGAGACAGAAGGTGAAGAAGTAGAAGAGATTAAGACCGAAGAGCCGGTTGTAGAGGCGACCAGCAACAGCGAGAGCGAGATGGAGAACAGGATAGCGGAACAGCTGATGAAGAATGTAGAGGGGATGGTTG ATCCCAACGCACCACTGGGACAGCAGCTGGCGCAGATGCGCGCGCAGCTGGCGGCGCTGGCGCAGCTGCCCGGCGTCATCCAGCAGACGCTGGAGCTGGTGACCCGCCAGCTTTGCCAGATTACGCAGCAG GAAGCTCAGTCTCACCACAAATTGACACAAGAACAGATGGCGATCGAATCTTCAGAGATGATTGAAG ATTCCAATGAGACCTCTGAAACTATAATCGAAGACGTAACTGAAGATAAAGACGAGACTCAGATTGAAGAAGTCGTTGAAAATGGAATTAAGGAAGACGTGAAAGAAATGAAGACAGTGGTAGAGGTCAAGCAAACGAAAATGGAAGAGACCAAACAAACGAAGATGGAAGAGGTAAAAAAGGTGCAGATGATCAGGAGCGTCGAGGAAATGGAGAAGATGAAAAGGGAAGAGCAGGAAATCTTGGACGAGCAGAGAAGAATCGAGAAGCAGAAGAAG GAATTAACGAACGAACTACTTGACCAAGAATACGAAGAGATGCTTCAGGAGACGCCCCACGAGATAGCTCTTAGGTTTATTAAT GAACTCTTGGGGAGTATTCTGCTGGATAAAGAGCCCAAACACATGAAACAGAGACCATCGCTGACTTCAGCCTTAGACGGACTTAAAACTGACGGCAAAGAG AAAGTAATGGCGCAACCTCAGCGTGACCAAGAGTCCAGTCAGAAGCAAAAGCCATCGCTAACATCTTCGAACGGACCTAAGAAGGAAGACGGAAAG ATCGAAAACTGGAACAATGTGTGGCCGTGGGGCGACGTCCAGAGGGGTATTAGGAAGTATAG GGTGAACTTCATGAAGTACGAAAAGCCGCCGATCACAACGGATCATCTGAAGAACTCCGAGGTGTACAAGATGATCCATGGCATGGAACAGGAGCCAGTAAAGCGGGTGGAGTTACTGACACCCGTGATCTCTGAAGCTGACTACAGAGAG